The following coding sequences lie in one Oryza brachyantha chromosome 10, ObraRS2, whole genome shotgun sequence genomic window:
- the LOC102706597 gene encoding homeobox-leucine zipper protein HOX15-like, with protein sequence MAQEDVGLALGLSLGSGAHDVLLREPPQATCTLEPSLTLSLPADSGLTTPVIMPAAAVKRELREEEEEEEEALYNYSVASSSAVAAEEEEGCNSRKKLRLTKEQSALLEDRFKEHSTLNPKQKVCLAKQLNLRPRQVEVWFQNRRARTKLKQTEVDCELLKRCCETLTEENRRLHRELQQLRALTHPFFIPAATLSICPSCDRLAAGPSPTTAVDRPNNNKAAGFFNPFAKSAAC encoded by the exons ATGGCGCAAGAAGACGTGGGGCTAGCTCTGGGCCTCTCCCTTGGCTCCGGCGCCCATGATGTCCTGCTCAGAGAACCGCCTCAGGCGACATGCACGCTTGAGCCGTCCCTGACTCTGAGCCTCCCGGCTGACAGCGGCCTGACGACGCCAGTAATtatgccggcggcggcagtgaaGAGGGAGctgcgggaggaggaggaggaggaggaggaggcgcttTACAATTACTCGGTGGCGTCGTCgtcagcggtggcggcggaggaggaggagggctgCAACAGCCGGAAGAAGCTGCGGCTGACAAAGGAGCAGTCGGCGCTGCTGGAAGATCGCTTCAAGGAGCATAGCACTCTCAATCCT AAGCAAAAGGTTTGTTTGGCGAAGCAGCTCAATCTGAGGCCCAGGCAAGTGGAGGTGTGGTTCCAAAACAGAAGAGCCAG GACGAAGCTGAAGCAGACGGAGGTGGACTGCGAGCTTCTGAAGCGCTGCTGCGAGACGCTGACGGAGGAgaaccgccgcctccaccgcgaGCTCCAGCAGCTCCGGGCGCTCACCCACCCCTTCTTCATCCCCGCCGCCACGCTCTCCATCTGCCCCTCCTGcgaccgcctcgccgccggaccttcccccaccaccgccgtcgACCGCCCCAACAACAACAAGGCCGCCGGCTTCTTCAACCCTTTCGCCAAATCCGCCGCCTGCTAG